One stretch of Dehalobacter sp. DNA includes these proteins:
- the pth gene encoding aminoacyl-tRNA hydrolase, with protein sequence MRAVIGLGNPGVKYSETKHNAGFMLLDRIAAQEGLSFRNDFRGKVAEIRNKDERIFFLKPITYMNLSGLAVGELISYYKINTQNILVVHDDMDLPLGRIRLRSKGSAGGHNGLKSIIAELGSQDFWRLKIGVGRPKAEFDVVNHVLSTFAKEEKAVLDGTLDRAQRAVGLWIEGHGDEAMNLFNQEKQSL encoded by the coding sequence ATGAGGGCTGTAATCGGTCTCGGGAATCCGGGAGTTAAATATAGCGAGACAAAACATAATGCAGGGTTCATGCTATTGGACAGAATTGCTGCTCAGGAAGGATTGTCTTTCCGTAATGATTTTCGCGGCAAAGTGGCTGAAATAAGAAACAAAGATGAGCGGATATTCTTTCTGAAGCCAATTACCTATATGAATCTAAGCGGTTTAGCCGTTGGGGAACTGATAAGTTATTATAAAATAAATACGCAGAATATATTGGTGGTCCATGATGATATGGATCTCCCCCTCGGCAGGATACGATTAAGGTCCAAAGGGAGTGCAGGGGGACACAACGGACTGAAATCCATCATTGCGGAATTGGGGTCACAGGATTTCTGGCGTCTTAAAATCGGCGTTGGAAGACCAAAGGCAGAATTTGATGTGGTTAACCATGTACTCTCAACGTTTGCCAAAGAGGAAAAAGCAGTGTTGGATGGTACCCTGGACAGGGCACAGCGTGCTGTGGGATTGTGGATAGAGGGCCACGGGGATGAGGCCATGAATCTATTTAACCAGGAGAAACAGTCACTTTAA
- a CDS encoding PRC-barrel domain-containing protein, producing MLPSKKILSLPIISLKEGQQIGFVRNIVIDPKAKAVAALMVDPKGFFKEQRIIPYNRVVSIGENVITVSTENQAEKATNLPDILELLKEKTAIIGTKVITASGKTLGIIEEFYIDTENGMISSLDISGGKIEGLFKGKASLKADDILTIGSDVVVVVKGCEERLELFTKGINDNVKSMIQVASQKASRKSQDLNRFWKKNKDAETNEDFPDDTDKPIQPVTAEISTSVTDNFCEGQNEEATNADKGPKDGLI from the coding sequence ATGCTGCCCAGTAAAAAAATTTTATCCCTGCCGATTATTTCTCTAAAAGAAGGCCAACAAATCGGGTTTGTGCGCAATATCGTCATTGACCCGAAAGCCAAAGCTGTTGCCGCATTGATGGTCGACCCCAAGGGGTTCTTCAAAGAACAGCGTATTATTCCTTATAACAGGGTTGTCAGCATTGGTGAAAACGTCATCACCGTCAGCACTGAGAATCAGGCGGAAAAAGCCACAAATTTACCTGATATTTTAGAACTTCTCAAAGAAAAAACGGCGATCATTGGAACAAAAGTCATTACTGCCAGCGGCAAAACCCTCGGTATCATTGAAGAGTTCTATATCGATACCGAAAATGGCATGATATCAAGTCTTGATATCTCCGGAGGTAAAATAGAGGGTCTTTTCAAGGGAAAAGCCAGCTTGAAAGCGGACGATATTCTTACCATCGGTTCCGATGTCGTCGTGGTGGTCAAAGGCTGTGAAGAAAGACTTGAACTTTTTACGAAAGGCATCAATGATAATGTCAAATCCATGATCCAGGTTGCTTCCCAAAAGGCAAGCCGAAAAAGTCAGGATCTGAACAGATTCTGGAAAAAGAATAAGGACGCTGAAACAAACGAAGATTTCCCGGATGATACAGACAAGCCAATTCAACCTGTCACAGCAGAAATCAGCACGTCTGTTACGGATAATTTCTGCGAGGGGCAGAATGAAGAAGCCACCAATGCAGACAAGGGTCCCAAAGACGGCCTTATCTGA